From a region of the Malania oleifera isolate guangnan ecotype guangnan chromosome 12, ASM2987363v1, whole genome shotgun sequence genome:
- the LOC131143975 gene encoding chorismate mutase 3, chloroplastic, whose protein sequence is MPHPLINREISSHLTFYSPPHAGFRGRRGKNIHSTIAVLCKIPTGPSPFLRFSLCWVSNTTIMLLFQPSTMDAKLSRASIPATSAPGALKSSMLDLQCANQINCKPTYEKSGFVRNGYRPLQASLISPIRFTRKKKVDESDTLTLESIRHSLIRQDDSIIFSLMERAQYCYNEETYDHNAFSMDRFRGSLVEFIVKETETLSAKLGRYKSPDEHPFFLLDLPEPMLPTLQFPQVLHPCADRINLNNKVWNVYFRDLLPRLVKAGNDNNCGSAAVCDTICLQALSKRIHYGKFVAEAKFRESPAIYDAAIKVQDRAQLMALLTYETVEEAVKKRVEMKAKTYGQEVSRDQEDDNDATGPVYKIKPSLVANLYEEWITPLTKEVQVEYLLRRLD, encoded by the exons ATGCCTCATCCCTTAATTAATAGGGAGATTTCCAGTCACTTGACTTTTTATTCACCTCCGCATGCAGGTTTTCGGGGACGCAGAGGTAAGAACATTCATTCTACCATAGCTGTTCTCTGCAAAATCCCAACTGGGCCATCTCCTTTCCTTCGCTTCAGTCTCTGTTGGGTGTCAAATACAACCATTATGCTTCTTTTCCAACCGTCAACAATGGACGCTAAGCTCTCCAGAGCTTCTATTCCGGCTACTTCAGCCCCCGGCGCTTTAAAATCCTCAATGCTCGATTTGCAATGCGCGAATCAGATAAACTGTAAACCCACTTACGAGAAATCGGGTTTTGTGAGAAATGGGTATCGTCCTCTTCAAGCTTCACTGATTTCTCCTATCAG ATTTACAAGGAAAAAAAAGGTGGATGAAAGTGACACATTGACCCTAGAAAGTATAAGACACTCATTAATCAGACAAGATGATAGCATAATATTTAGTCTTATGGAGAGGGCTCAATATTGTTATAATGAAGAAACATATGACCATAATGCGTTCTCCATGGACAGGTTTCGTGGCTCTTTGGTTGAGTTCATAGTCAAGGAAACTGAAACTCTAAGTGCCAAG TTGGGCAGATACAAGAGTCCAGATGAGCACCCTTTCTTTCTGCTTGACCTACCTGAACCAATGCTTCCAACTTTGCAATTCCCGCAG GTTTTGCATCCATGTGCTGATAGAATCAATCTAAACAATAAGGTTTGGAATGTGTATTTTAGAGATCTTCTTCCAAGACTGGTTAAAGCTGGAAATGATAATAATTGCGGATCAGCTGCTGTTTGCGACACAATTTGCTTGCAG GCACTTTCAAAGAGAATTCATTATGGTAAATTTGTAGCAGAGGCAAAGTTTCGAGAGTCCCCAGCCATCTACGACGCTGCCATTAAAGTGCAA GACAGGGCTCAACTGATGGCCCTACTGACTTATGAAACTGTTGAAGAAGCTGTCAAGAAGAGAGTAGAGATGAAAGCAAAAACATATGGCCAGGAGGTCAGTAGAGACCAAGAGGACGATAATGATGCAACTGGTCCTGTGTACAAAATCAAACCTAGTTTAGTTGCCAATCTATATGAAGAGTGGATCACGCCCCTGACAAAGGAAGTTCAGGTTGAATACTTATTGAGAAGGTTGGATTAA
- the LOC131143729 gene encoding uncharacterized protein At5g01610, with translation MEKALTKVSSIKAGSFWISRKAKEELSNISGDLTTFSNTVEEKAKWIFNKLKGKPLKSLPDLLREYNLPAGLFPQNITCYEFDESKAKLVVYLPSTCEVSFKDSSVVRYATRVKAILLRGKLTGIEGMKTKVLVWVKVTSVAIEGYKSDKVWFTAGVKKSRPKDAYETPHDAVKVQEV, from the exons ATGGAGAAAGCTCTCACTAAGGTTAGCAGCATAAAAGCGGGGAGCTTTTGGATTTCAAGGAAAGCCAAGGAGGAGTTGTCTAACATCTCTGGAGACCTCACT ACTTTCTCAAATACTGTAGAAGAGAAGGCAAAATGGATTTTCAACAAGCTAAAAG GAAAGCCACTTAAAAGTTTGCCAGATCTCCTTAGAGAGTATAACTTACCAGCTGGCCTCTTTCCCCAGAACATAACCtgttatgaatttgatgaatcaAAGGCCAAGCTGGTTGTCTACTTGCCTTCTACCTGTGAGGTGAGCTTCAAGGACTCCTCGGTCGTAAGGTACGCTACTCGGGTGAAAGCAATCCTGCTGAGGGGAAAGCTGACAGGAATAGAGGGAATGAAGACCAAAGTCCTAGTATGGGTTAAGGTCACAAGTGTGGCAATTGAGGGCTACAAGTCTGACAAGGTGTGGTTCACAGCTGGTGTGAAGAAGTCGAGGCCCAAGGATGCATACGAAACACCCCATGACGCTGTCAAAGTACAAGAAGTTTGA